One Cryptomeria japonica chromosome 9, Sugi_1.0, whole genome shotgun sequence genomic window carries:
- the LOC131071070 gene encoding FBD-associated F-box protein At3g52670, protein MAITRLMARASATDRLSALSDDVLLNHIFTKISYRDVVRSSILSQRWRFLWRKTPILKFCLEDFEKQRDDMRIQAIINKALLQVDARLLYFNLRVALDNPKAVDINTWIRLAAEKKVKRMEVYISYRDPNTRFDASTIVELGDSFLRCENLTSLQLISIHLPMIPNNFGVFRSLNTLYCMGVLNLDDAMFERLMAVCPHLRNLGIVICEGLRNLNIRSSKLRYLKLIGLSPDLSLQMACPRLTEISLADWGSIPGLKLLQRISRSESIKRITLRNHNTGNAINPGIPSITVLNSFPQLEELTIHGQCFQEMISDEISVPELTLPNLKMVRAHIGPDKDGQTVAFLGFLLRHSPLSVTKVFLPERCPRIMRIKLQDLEKEFSKSRLSTTTRRWSMNSKEFCQFCGKYVEY, encoded by the exons ATGGCAATCACAAGGTTAATGGCTAGAGCATCCGCAACAGACAGGCTCTCTGCATTATCAGATGATGTTCTTTTAAATCATATTTTCACAAAGATTTCTTACAGAGATGTTGTACGCTCCTCCATCCTCTCTCAGAGATGGCGATTCTTGTGGAGGAAAACACCCATCCTCAAGTTTTGTCTAGAGGACTTTGAGAAACAAAGAGATGACATGAGGATACAGGCCATAATTAATAAGGCCCTGCTCCAAGTCGATGCTCGTCTTCTCTATTTCAATCTTCGAGTCGCCTTGGATAACCCCAAGGCTGTCGATATCAACACTTGGATTCGACTTGCAGCTGAAAAAAAGGTGAAACGCATGGAGGTATACATCTCTTATAGAGATCCAAACACTAGGTTTGACGCTTCTACCATAGTGGAGCTTGGAGACTCCTTTTTAAGATGTGAAAACCTCACTTCCCTACAACTGATATCCATCCATCTTCCCATGATACCCAATAACTTTGGGGTTTTCCGATCCCTAAACACACTTTATTGTATGGGTGTTTTGAATTTGGATGATGCCATGTTTGAGCGATTAATGGCTGTATGCCCACATCTCCGAAATTTGGGGATTGTCATTTGTGAGGGGTTGAGAAACTTGAATATACGTTCTTCCAAACTCAGGTACCTAAAACTAATAGGTCTAAGCCCTGATTTATCATTGCAGATGGCTTGTCCCCGATTGACAGAAATCAGCCTCGCCGATTGGGGGTCAATCCCGGGGCTAAAATTACTACAAAGAATTTCAAGATCAGAATCTATTAAACGTATTACTCTTCGAAATCATAATACCGGCAATGCCATTAATCCAGGAATTCCTAGTATTACTGTTCTTAACAGTTTTCCTCAGCTTGAAGAGTTGACAATCCATGGCCAATGTTTCCAG GAGATGATATCAGATGAGATTTCAGTACCAGAGTTGACATTGCCAAATTTGAAGATGGTGCGTGCCCACATTGGCCCAGACAAGGATGGACAGACAGTGGCATTTCTGGGTTTTCTTCTCAGACATAGTCCATTAAGTGTAACAAAAGTTTTTCTGCCTGAACGCTGCCCTAGGATCATGCGAATTAAATTGCAAGATTTGGAAAAGGAGTTCTCAAAATCAAGATTGTCTACCACCACAAGAAGATGGTCAATGAATTCAAAAGAATTTTGCCAATTTTGTGGAAAATATGTTGAATATTAG